The genomic DNA CCGAAAACTCTGAATGAGTGCCGTAGGCACGACATTTCAGATAACAAGCTAAACAATTGGTTGACTCCTCATTTCCGGGTCATAAACCTTGTTCTCAAATGCGTATCAGGAGAATGAAGATGGCCAATACCTACACACAAATCTATGTTCATTATGTATTTGCAACTCAAAAACGCTTGCGATTGTTCCACGACAATGCCCAAAAGGAACTCTATGATTATTCTGCTGGCTTGACCAGGGATTTAAATTGCTTTTTACAATGCATCGGAGGCATGGAGGATCACATCCATCTTTTAGTGGGATTGCATCCGAGTCT from Candidatus Cloacimonadota bacterium includes the following:
- the tnpA gene encoding IS200/IS605 family transposase — protein: MANTYTQIYVHYVFATQKRLRLFHDNAQKELYDYSAGLTRDLNCFLQCIGGMEDHIHLLVGLHPSLSVSDFAQRFKANTSRFINEKGWVIGKFNWQNGFGAFSVS